In one window of Nicotiana tabacum cultivar K326 chromosome 12, ASM71507v2, whole genome shotgun sequence DNA:
- the LOC107816932 gene encoding ubiquitin-like-specific protease 1D isoform X2, translating into MRFSLDCEIIINDDEDPPAEQVLTSAMDGEEHKEGLSNLSNTELNEKIRRLKRSLSGTIGARLRDGGEKLRENVKLHEGELERRQRVVSQMADSKTANDFQKEVYALNPCDHKRTLNRQFSQRKHKRELLSQEAPYKFPVDKGESFLNVDLKGRDSSTTRYSEEKFASSFSKKTKASQAQSSHTKRHANGEAVVLVDEEEPGANKAAERMDEVVECRNATKIYYPSRVDPESVEICCSDMESLAPEAYLSSTIMNFYIRYLQKTKAHADVDEYHFFNTYFYKKLKEAVLSKQNEKEASFFKLRRWWKGVNIFEKAYIFLPIHEDLHWSLVIICIPDKEDQLGPILLHLDSLGLHCSKSLFGTIRKFLEQEWKFLRQGEVLTLPFSDKIWENLPRRIDENVIPVPQQRNEYDCGLFVLFFMERFMEEVHGRLKKKDFVMFGRRWFKPEEASRLRMKIHNILEEEFKNASKDWKKQGIAGGLQFQLVSGGWYEEKGTKDVLKRSKTTRGFS; encoded by the exons ATGAGATTTTCTCTAGACTGCGAAATAATAATCAACGACGACGAAGACCCTCCGGCGGAGCAGGTGCTTACCTCCGCCATGGACGGAGAGGAGCATAAAGAAGGACTTTCCAACTTATCAAATACTGAATTGAACGAAAAAATTAGGAGGCTTAAAAGGTCTCTGTCCGGCACCATTGGTGCTAGGTTACGCGATGGAGGTGAAAAGCTTAGGGAAAATGTCAAACTGCACGAGGGTGAATTAGAACGACGGCAGCGGGTCGTTTCCCAAATG GCAGATTCAAAGACAGCCAATGATTTCCAAAAAGAAGTATATGCTCTGAATCCCTGTGACCACAAAAGGACACTAAACAGGCAATTTTCACAAAGAAAACACAAGCGAGAGTTGTTGTCACAGGAAGCACCTTATAAGTTTCCTGTAGACAAAGGTGAAAGTTTTTTAAATGTTGATCTTAAGGGAAGGGACTCTTCTACTACTCGTTATTCTGAAGAAAAATTTGCCAGCTCTTTCTCGAAGAA gaCTAAAGCCTCTCAAGCCCAATCTTCACATACTAAAAGGCATGCAAAT GGGGAGGCTGTTGTTCTTGTGGATGAGGAGGAACCTGGTGCAAATAAAGCGGCAGAGCGAATGGACGAAGTTGTTGAATG CAGAAATGCAACCAAGATCTACTATCCTTCACG GGTTGATCCTGAATCAGTTGAAATTTGTTGTTCGGACATGGAATCTCTTGCACCTGAAGCATATTTGTCATCGACGATAATGAATTTCTACATCCG GTACCTCCAGAAGACAAAAGCTCATGCAGATGTAGATGAGTATCACTTTTTCAATACATATTTCTACAAGAAGCTCAAAGAGGCTGTACTGAGCAAG CAGAATGAAAAGGAAGcttcatttttcaaactaagAAGGTGGTGGAAAGGGGTGAATATATTTGAGAAAGCCTATATATTTCTTCCCATACATGAAGA TCTTCATTGGAGCTTGGTTATAATTTGCATACCAGATAAAGAAGACCAACTGGGGCCAATTTTGCTTCACTTGGATTCATTAGGGCTCCACTGCAGCAAGTCCCTTTTTGGTACCATAAGAAA ATTTTTGGAACAAGAATGGAAATTCTTAAGACAAGGAGAAGTGCTAACTCTTCCTTTTTCAGATAAAATATGGGAAAATCTTCCACGAAGAATAGATGAAAATGTCATTCCG GTCCCACAACAAAGAAATGAGTATGACTGCGGTCtctttgttcttttctttatGGAGCGTTTCATGGAAGAAGTTCATGGAAGGCTTAAAAAGAAGGATTTCGTGATG TTTGGACGAAGGTGGTTCAAACCTGAAGAAGCatctcgtttgaggatgaaaatcCACAACATACTCGAGGAAGAATTCAAGAATGCAA GTAAGGATTGGAAAAAGCAAGGAATAGCTGGTGGTTTACAATTCCAGCTTGTATCTGGTGGGTGGTATGAAGAGAAAGGAActaaagatgttttaaagagaaGTAAAACCACTCGAGGATTTAGTTAG
- the LOC107816932 gene encoding ubiquitin-like-specific protease 1D isoform X4 — MRFSLDCEIIINDDEDPPAEQVLTSAMDGEEHKEGLSNLSNTELNEKIRRLKRSLSGTIGARLRDGGEKLRENVKLHEGELERRQRVVSQMQADSKTANDFQKEVYALNPCDHKRTLNRQFSQRKHKRELLSQEAPYKFPVDKGESFLNVDLKGRDSSTTRYSEEKFASSFSKKTKASQAQSSHTKRHANGEAVVLVDEEEPGANKAAERMDEVVECRNATKIYYPSRVDPESVEICCSDMESLAPEAYLSSTIMNFYIRYLQKTKAHADVDEYHFFNTYFYKKLKEAVLSKQNEKEASFFKLRRWWKGVNIFEKAYIFLPIHEDLHWSLVIICIPDKEDQLGPILLHLDSLGLHCSKSLFGTIRKFLEQEWKFLRQGEVLTLPFSDKIWENLPRRIDENVIPVPQQRNEYDCGLFVLFFMERFMEEVHGRLKKKDFVMFGRRWFKPEEASRLRMKIHNILEEEFKNASKD; from the exons ATGAGATTTTCTCTAGACTGCGAAATAATAATCAACGACGACGAAGACCCTCCGGCGGAGCAGGTGCTTACCTCCGCCATGGACGGAGAGGAGCATAAAGAAGGACTTTCCAACTTATCAAATACTGAATTGAACGAAAAAATTAGGAGGCTTAAAAGGTCTCTGTCCGGCACCATTGGTGCTAGGTTACGCGATGGAGGTGAAAAGCTTAGGGAAAATGTCAAACTGCACGAGGGTGAATTAGAACGACGGCAGCGGGTCGTTTCCCAAATG CAGGCAGATTCAAAGACAGCCAATGATTTCCAAAAAGAAGTATATGCTCTGAATCCCTGTGACCACAAAAGGACACTAAACAGGCAATTTTCACAAAGAAAACACAAGCGAGAGTTGTTGTCACAGGAAGCACCTTATAAGTTTCCTGTAGACAAAGGTGAAAGTTTTTTAAATGTTGATCTTAAGGGAAGGGACTCTTCTACTACTCGTTATTCTGAAGAAAAATTTGCCAGCTCTTTCTCGAAGAA gaCTAAAGCCTCTCAAGCCCAATCTTCACATACTAAAAGGCATGCAAAT GGGGAGGCTGTTGTTCTTGTGGATGAGGAGGAACCTGGTGCAAATAAAGCGGCAGAGCGAATGGACGAAGTTGTTGAATG CAGAAATGCAACCAAGATCTACTATCCTTCACG GGTTGATCCTGAATCAGTTGAAATTTGTTGTTCGGACATGGAATCTCTTGCACCTGAAGCATATTTGTCATCGACGATAATGAATTTCTACATCCG GTACCTCCAGAAGACAAAAGCTCATGCAGATGTAGATGAGTATCACTTTTTCAATACATATTTCTACAAGAAGCTCAAAGAGGCTGTACTGAGCAAG CAGAATGAAAAGGAAGcttcatttttcaaactaagAAGGTGGTGGAAAGGGGTGAATATATTTGAGAAAGCCTATATATTTCTTCCCATACATGAAGA TCTTCATTGGAGCTTGGTTATAATTTGCATACCAGATAAAGAAGACCAACTGGGGCCAATTTTGCTTCACTTGGATTCATTAGGGCTCCACTGCAGCAAGTCCCTTTTTGGTACCATAAGAAA ATTTTTGGAACAAGAATGGAAATTCTTAAGACAAGGAGAAGTGCTAACTCTTCCTTTTTCAGATAAAATATGGGAAAATCTTCCACGAAGAATAGATGAAAATGTCATTCCG GTCCCACAACAAAGAAATGAGTATGACTGCGGTCtctttgttcttttctttatGGAGCGTTTCATGGAAGAAGTTCATGGAAGGCTTAAAAAGAAGGATTTCGTGATG TTTGGACGAAGGTGGTTCAAACCTGAAGAAGCatctcgtttgaggatgaaaatcCACAACATACTCGAGGAAGAATTCAAGAATGCAAGTAAGGATTGA
- the LOC107816932 gene encoding ubiquitin-like-specific protease 1D isoform X1, which produces MRFSLDCEIIINDDEDPPAEQVLTSAMDGEEHKEGLSNLSNTELNEKIRRLKRSLSGTIGARLRDGGEKLRENVKLHEGELERRQRVVSQMQADSKTANDFQKEVYALNPCDHKRTLNRQFSQRKHKRELLSQEAPYKFPVDKGESFLNVDLKGRDSSTTRYSEEKFASSFSKKTKASQAQSSHTKRHANGEAVVLVDEEEPGANKAAERMDEVVECRNATKIYYPSRVDPESVEICCSDMESLAPEAYLSSTIMNFYIRYLQKTKAHADVDEYHFFNTYFYKKLKEAVLSKQNEKEASFFKLRRWWKGVNIFEKAYIFLPIHEDLHWSLVIICIPDKEDQLGPILLHLDSLGLHCSKSLFGTIRKFLEQEWKFLRQGEVLTLPFSDKIWENLPRRIDENVIPVPQQRNEYDCGLFVLFFMERFMEEVHGRLKKKDFVMFGRRWFKPEEASRLRMKIHNILEEEFKNASKDWKKQGIAGGLQFQLVSGGWYEEKGTKDVLKRSKTTRGFS; this is translated from the exons ATGAGATTTTCTCTAGACTGCGAAATAATAATCAACGACGACGAAGACCCTCCGGCGGAGCAGGTGCTTACCTCCGCCATGGACGGAGAGGAGCATAAAGAAGGACTTTCCAACTTATCAAATACTGAATTGAACGAAAAAATTAGGAGGCTTAAAAGGTCTCTGTCCGGCACCATTGGTGCTAGGTTACGCGATGGAGGTGAAAAGCTTAGGGAAAATGTCAAACTGCACGAGGGTGAATTAGAACGACGGCAGCGGGTCGTTTCCCAAATG CAGGCAGATTCAAAGACAGCCAATGATTTCCAAAAAGAAGTATATGCTCTGAATCCCTGTGACCACAAAAGGACACTAAACAGGCAATTTTCACAAAGAAAACACAAGCGAGAGTTGTTGTCACAGGAAGCACCTTATAAGTTTCCTGTAGACAAAGGTGAAAGTTTTTTAAATGTTGATCTTAAGGGAAGGGACTCTTCTACTACTCGTTATTCTGAAGAAAAATTTGCCAGCTCTTTCTCGAAGAA gaCTAAAGCCTCTCAAGCCCAATCTTCACATACTAAAAGGCATGCAAAT GGGGAGGCTGTTGTTCTTGTGGATGAGGAGGAACCTGGTGCAAATAAAGCGGCAGAGCGAATGGACGAAGTTGTTGAATG CAGAAATGCAACCAAGATCTACTATCCTTCACG GGTTGATCCTGAATCAGTTGAAATTTGTTGTTCGGACATGGAATCTCTTGCACCTGAAGCATATTTGTCATCGACGATAATGAATTTCTACATCCG GTACCTCCAGAAGACAAAAGCTCATGCAGATGTAGATGAGTATCACTTTTTCAATACATATTTCTACAAGAAGCTCAAAGAGGCTGTACTGAGCAAG CAGAATGAAAAGGAAGcttcatttttcaaactaagAAGGTGGTGGAAAGGGGTGAATATATTTGAGAAAGCCTATATATTTCTTCCCATACATGAAGA TCTTCATTGGAGCTTGGTTATAATTTGCATACCAGATAAAGAAGACCAACTGGGGCCAATTTTGCTTCACTTGGATTCATTAGGGCTCCACTGCAGCAAGTCCCTTTTTGGTACCATAAGAAA ATTTTTGGAACAAGAATGGAAATTCTTAAGACAAGGAGAAGTGCTAACTCTTCCTTTTTCAGATAAAATATGGGAAAATCTTCCACGAAGAATAGATGAAAATGTCATTCCG GTCCCACAACAAAGAAATGAGTATGACTGCGGTCtctttgttcttttctttatGGAGCGTTTCATGGAAGAAGTTCATGGAAGGCTTAAAAAGAAGGATTTCGTGATG TTTGGACGAAGGTGGTTCAAACCTGAAGAAGCatctcgtttgaggatgaaaatcCACAACATACTCGAGGAAGAATTCAAGAATGCAA GTAAGGATTGGAAAAAGCAAGGAATAGCTGGTGGTTTACAATTCCAGCTTGTATCTGGTGGGTGGTATGAAGAGAAAGGAActaaagatgttttaaagagaaGTAAAACCACTCGAGGATTTAGTTAG
- the LOC107816932 gene encoding ubiquitin-like-specific protease 1D isoform X3 has product MRFSLDCEIIINDDEDPPAEQVLTSAMDGEEHKEGLSNLSNTELNEKIRRLKRSLSGTIGARLRDGGEKLRENVKLHEGELERRQRVVSQMQADSKTANDFQKEVYALNPCDHKRTLNRQFSQRKHKRELLSQEAPYKFPVDKGESFLNVDLKGRDSSTTRYSEEKFASSFSKKTKASQAQSSHTKRHANGEAVVLVDEEEPGANKAAERMDEVVECRNATKIYYPSRVDPESVEICCSDMESLAPEAYLSSTIMNFYIRYLQKTKAHADVDEYHFFNTYFYKKLKEAVLSKNEKEASFFKLRRWWKGVNIFEKAYIFLPIHEDLHWSLVIICIPDKEDQLGPILLHLDSLGLHCSKSLFGTIRKFLEQEWKFLRQGEVLTLPFSDKIWENLPRRIDENVIPVPQQRNEYDCGLFVLFFMERFMEEVHGRLKKKDFVMFGRRWFKPEEASRLRMKIHNILEEEFKNASKDWKKQGIAGGLQFQLVSGGWYEEKGTKDVLKRSKTTRGFS; this is encoded by the exons ATGAGATTTTCTCTAGACTGCGAAATAATAATCAACGACGACGAAGACCCTCCGGCGGAGCAGGTGCTTACCTCCGCCATGGACGGAGAGGAGCATAAAGAAGGACTTTCCAACTTATCAAATACTGAATTGAACGAAAAAATTAGGAGGCTTAAAAGGTCTCTGTCCGGCACCATTGGTGCTAGGTTACGCGATGGAGGTGAAAAGCTTAGGGAAAATGTCAAACTGCACGAGGGTGAATTAGAACGACGGCAGCGGGTCGTTTCCCAAATG CAGGCAGATTCAAAGACAGCCAATGATTTCCAAAAAGAAGTATATGCTCTGAATCCCTGTGACCACAAAAGGACACTAAACAGGCAATTTTCACAAAGAAAACACAAGCGAGAGTTGTTGTCACAGGAAGCACCTTATAAGTTTCCTGTAGACAAAGGTGAAAGTTTTTTAAATGTTGATCTTAAGGGAAGGGACTCTTCTACTACTCGTTATTCTGAAGAAAAATTTGCCAGCTCTTTCTCGAAGAA gaCTAAAGCCTCTCAAGCCCAATCTTCACATACTAAAAGGCATGCAAAT GGGGAGGCTGTTGTTCTTGTGGATGAGGAGGAACCTGGTGCAAATAAAGCGGCAGAGCGAATGGACGAAGTTGTTGAATG CAGAAATGCAACCAAGATCTACTATCCTTCACG GGTTGATCCTGAATCAGTTGAAATTTGTTGTTCGGACATGGAATCTCTTGCACCTGAAGCATATTTGTCATCGACGATAATGAATTTCTACATCCG GTACCTCCAGAAGACAAAAGCTCATGCAGATGTAGATGAGTATCACTTTTTCAATACATATTTCTACAAGAAGCTCAAAGAGGCTGTACTGAGCAAG AATGAAAAGGAAGcttcatttttcaaactaagAAGGTGGTGGAAAGGGGTGAATATATTTGAGAAAGCCTATATATTTCTTCCCATACATGAAGA TCTTCATTGGAGCTTGGTTATAATTTGCATACCAGATAAAGAAGACCAACTGGGGCCAATTTTGCTTCACTTGGATTCATTAGGGCTCCACTGCAGCAAGTCCCTTTTTGGTACCATAAGAAA ATTTTTGGAACAAGAATGGAAATTCTTAAGACAAGGAGAAGTGCTAACTCTTCCTTTTTCAGATAAAATATGGGAAAATCTTCCACGAAGAATAGATGAAAATGTCATTCCG GTCCCACAACAAAGAAATGAGTATGACTGCGGTCtctttgttcttttctttatGGAGCGTTTCATGGAAGAAGTTCATGGAAGGCTTAAAAAGAAGGATTTCGTGATG TTTGGACGAAGGTGGTTCAAACCTGAAGAAGCatctcgtttgaggatgaaaatcCACAACATACTCGAGGAAGAATTCAAGAATGCAA GTAAGGATTGGAAAAAGCAAGGAATAGCTGGTGGTTTACAATTCCAGCTTGTATCTGGTGGGTGGTATGAAGAGAAAGGAActaaagatgttttaaagagaaGTAAAACCACTCGAGGATTTAGTTAG